The Bacteroidales bacterium DNA segment ACTTTGTCGGTAAGCACACTCGATTTATGGTGTAATTCTTCTGCCGATGGCGAAATAAATGCTACAGGTAGCGGTGGCTCGGGTATTTTAAGTTATTCTATTGATGGCGGTACAACTTATCAGGATAGTGGATCTTTTACAGGTCTCGATGCGGGTAATTATACGGTGGTTCTTAAAGATACCAACAGATGTGAATTATTCTATGAAAATAATCCTGTTGTCTTATCAGAGCCACAAGGCGTAACATTTAATAATGTTGATGTTACCTACGGTGCTTGTGATGGTGGTTTAGGATCTATCGATATAGATGCCAGCAGCCTATTTGGAGATATGCTTTATTCTATTGATGGCGGCGCAAACTATGTTTCAACGGCTTATTTTGGCGATTTGAATTCAGGAATATATAATGTTGTTGTTAAAGAAAAAGATGACTGTGAAAATGCGTATAAAGAAAATCCTATTGAACTGACTTTAGCGAGTGAATTAAATGTAACTATTGTAGCTACACCAGATAATAATATTTGTACCTATTATCCAATTACTCTAACGGCTGAAGGACCTGATATTGCTGAGTTTAGTTGGAATACTATGGAAGATACTGAAAGTATAATTTTCAGTACCGACAATCCGGGCAGTTATTATTTTACAGTTGATGTAGTGAGTGAACACGGATGTACGGATAGTGATGATATTACGCTTGATTTTAATACCGGATCGCCTATAAGTATTTTGGTCGAGCCAAACGATACTGCTTGTACTAATGATAAAATTACACTTACAGCTTCGGCAGATGATGCTGTATCGTATTTATGGAAACCCGATGATGTGGCTTCTAATAAAATAGTTGTAGAAAAAGATGGAGCCGGAGAGTTTATGTATTTTATTGAAGTAACTAACAGTACAGGCTGTATTAGTTTGGATTCTATACAATTGGTATTTAAAGATTGTACAGGATTGAATGAGTTAGATACAGATGGTGTTAAAATAGATATATTCCCTAATCCAACTAATGATGGTAAGTTTAATGTTGAAATAAGCGGATTGAAAGAAGAAGTTGAAGTGTGGGTAATTGATTTTGATGGAAGACTGATATTAGAAGATAAAATCCCATTTGTAAATGCTATAAAACTTCAAAAACAATTTGATTTACAAGGCTTTGAGCGTGGAGTTTACTTTATACGTTTAGCCACTTCAGACAGGGTAAGTTATAAGCGGATAATATTGATGTAAAAATGAGGAAAGCAGTTATTTTTAAATAGCCGCTTTCCTTATATATAATTCAGTAACTTCTTTAAAAAACTTAAAGCAGATAATAGATTCTAATAGAATTTGTTACCTTTGTCGTGCATGGAAAAAAATTAAGAATTAATTTAAAAAGGAGGTCGAAATGATTGAAACCGTAAAACTGGGAACCCTCCGTTGGAATCACATCAACCATCCCGTAGAAGCAGATTTCGACTATTTACAAAGTAAATACCATGTCCATCTCCTTGATATTGAAGATTGTAAGAGTAAGATTAATCAGCGTCCTAAGGTGGATAGTTATGATGATTATTACTTTTTAATATTGCATTTCCCTATTTTTGATAAGCTTGGAAAATTTTTACGTACTAAAGAAGTAAAAATATTCTGGTGGGAAGAACAAATTATTACTATTGGAAGCTCTAACTGGATAGTCGGAAAAATGTTCCAAGAAGCTCAAGACCAAGAAAATAGAGGTGAAAAATTTGAAGTTGGAACAACAGACGCTCTGCTTTATTTGATTATTGAGGCTGTTATGAAAGAATCGTATCCGGTGGTTAGACGTATTGGCGATGATGTTGATAGAGCCAATCGTGAGTTATTTGAAAAAAAGGCTGAGAAAGTTATTGAGCGTATATCCATTACTCGTAAAAATATTATTATCCTTAATACTATTATTAAACCACAACTTCGCATTTTCTTGAAATTTGAAAAAGGAGATATTGAAGGCTTTGCTGAAAATATGGAGGATTACTGGGGTAATATATTGGATAATTACCAAAAGATGTGGGATATGATAGAAGATTATCAAGAATTAATAGAAGGTCTTAGTAGAACTTTCGATTCTTTAATGGCAAATCGTACCAATGAAGTAATGCGAATTCTTACCTTAATTTCTTCTATTATTTTGCCTCTTACTTTTATCACTGGTATTTATGGAATGAATATTAATTTACCAATGCAGCATATGGGACTTGCTTTTAGTATCATCTTTGGCACAATGATTACAATTGCTATTGTAATGGTTCTGTATTTTAAGAAAAAGCGCTGGATGTAATAATCTTATTTTGAATTCATTAAATTTTTTAATCACTCTTTTAAAGTTTTTTAGATAAATAGAAATAATATCGCAATAATATTGCGATATTATTTCTGATAGTGAAAAAAAGACTTAATATTTTACTCTTAAAAAGTAACAACCTGATAGCCGTCTACAAAAAGCTGACGTAAACTAGGGTGCTCTTTATATTCTGAAATTAGAGGAATATTAGCGTCTAAGACTTTTGGTTTTACTCCAAAAACACCTGCGCAATAGAAGCAAACTCCTGTAATATTATTTTTTACGCTAAGATATAATTCATGAAGCTTATGATCTTTTTCTTCTAAAGCACCTATCCACCGGGCACCTGCTCCTTCAAAAATAATTTTAAGATCATCGCCATTTTCAATGGATTCTTGTGCTAACATAAAAGCATTTGATAGTTTTCCAAGGGATTCCATAGTTTCTGTATCCGATAATATTACAATCGCAATTTTTGTCATGATATTTATTTTGATATTAATACTTGATTTTGATTAGTTAGTCGATATAAAATCAAAACCTGACAAAAAATAAAGAATACAGATAAAAATTTATAAAGGAAATTGTGTAAGGTATCAGTTGTTCTTGATATTTTCTTGAATTTGCGCTTTTAAAGCATCAATATCTACCGTGAGATCCTCTTTATTGAGAGTCGCATTTAAAGTCTTGTCTAAAAGAGAGCTTTGCTTTTCGTAATTACGACAGGCTTTGCACATTGATTTATGAGCTTTTAATTGAATATTTTGAACGCAAGAAAGGGGAACGTATGATTTTTTATCAATTAATTCCGTTGCCTTCAGGCAGGAAAGAAACATATAGTGCATAATTTTCTTTACCATCATCTTAATTTTTAAACCAGTTGTCTTCTACACATTCTCTCAATTGTAATTTAGCTCTATGAATAATTTGCCAATAATTAGTAGGACTTATTTCTATTTCCTGACAAATCTCATCCCCTTTTTTATCAGATAGGTATTTTAATTTTATGCAAGTGCTCCACTGTTCGGGTAGCGCATCAAGACATTCCTTTAAAACAGCTTGGAAACTTTCATTATCTAATAGATTTTCTGAATCATCATCCCAATCAGTAGGTTGTTTATTTTTTCTCCATTCACCATCGCTTGTAAAGAAATGCTCGAATGATTGATCTTTTATCCGCTGAGGCTTTTTAACTTTTCCTCGATAGTAATCAATAATCTTATAATTAAGAATAGAAAACAACCACGTTTTAGGCGAACTGTCTCCTTTAAAAGAGTCTATTTTTTCCGCTGCCGCCAAAAAAGTATCTTGTACTAAATCTTTTGCTGCTTCTTCATCCGAGGTTTTATGAAAAGCCCAACTATACATAGATTGCGTATAATCTTCAACCCAAATAGAAAGCGCATTATTTTCTTTTACCATATTTTAGTGTTTGAAACAGCAAGAAGACAAAAGTAATTAATTTGAACTAAATATGAATCAGGGTGGTTTCGATATAAAAAATATTCCAAACAACTTTGTTTTCTTTTGCTCTACAATAACGACAAAAATAAAAGGATGGTTAAAAACCACCCTTTTATTTTTAGGATATATTGAGCTTCTTTGTCATTGAATAGTCAATGTTACAGCCCAAAATATTTGTCTGATAAGAATAAATCCCAAATTATGAATTAGCCTTAAATGCTTTAGCGGCTTCTATTAACTGAGGGATTACTTTTTTAACATCACCCAAAATACCATAATCCGCAGCTTCAAAGAAAGGTGCTTCAGGATCGGTATTAACAGCTACTATCACTTTGGAAGAACTGACTCCGGCTAAATGCTGAATAGCACCGGAAATACCCAAAGCAATATAAAGATTAGGAGCAATAATTTTACCCGTTTGTCCAACATGCTCTGCGTGAGGGCGCCAACCTTCATCGGCAACAGGACGAGAGCAAGCTGTTCCGGCTCCTAAAACAGATGCTAATTCTTCAAGTGGACCCCAGTTATCACCTGATTTCATACCACGACCACCGCTAACAACAAGTTCAGCATCGGTAAGTATAATTTTACCTGTAACAGTATTTTTTTCAATTAATTGCGTGTCAAATTTTTCATCGTCTAAGCCGGCATCAAATGCTTCAATAGTAGCAGCGCCACCTACTTCTTTAATTTCAAAAGAATTTTGAGCGAGCGAAATAACTTTGATATCGGAATTGATTTGCTGTTGTCCTATTGCTTTTCCGTTAAAAACATTCTTTTTAACTACAAAAGGATCAAAACTAATAGGCAATGCTGTTACGCTATTTGCTAATCCTGCTTCGAGTTTAACAGCTACACGAGGAGCAACTGCTTTTCCCGTAAAGTTATTAGCAAATAAAACTATTTTAGCACCATTTGCTTTAGCAGCACGTGCAATAACCGAAGCGTAAGCAGCATTATCTAAAACGGCAAATTTTTCGTTAGTAGCACTCAAAATTTTATTTGCGCCATAATTGGCAAGAGTATTAAGTTCTTCATCGGCAACTTCTCCTATAGAAACAACAACGGTTTCTACTCCTAATTCTGTAGCCATGGAATGGGCATAGGAAACAAGTTCATAACTTGATTTTTTAAATTTCCCGTCCCAGTTTTCTGTATATACTATAACTGACATAATTTTTCTGTTTTTTGGGTTAAATAACTTTGGCTTCTTCGTGCAATAAAGTAATAAGCTCGCCTGCATTTTCAGCATCAATCATTTTTACTTTTGCTTTAGGTTTTGGCATATCAAAACCCGAGAAATTGGATTTTGCAGCTTCACCGGTAGGTTCAACGACAGTTAATGGTTTTTTACGAGCCATCATTATACCACGCATTGCAGGAATACGAGGATCGAGAGCGATTCCTTTTTGAACAATTGCTACGAAAGGAACCGGAACTTTAACTGTTTCTGTTCCACCGGGAATTTCGCGTTTCATTATTGGTTCTTCACCTTCAACATCGAGGAAAGAAACTGAAGAAACTGAAGATATTTTTAAGAACTCCGCTAACATTCCGCCAACAGCAGAACCATTATAATCACTCGATTCAATACCGGATAAAATAATTTCGTAAGGATTATCCTTTACGTAAGCCGCTATATTAGAAGCCACTTCATAATCGTCAGTTGGAGTCATATCAATACGAACGGCATCATCAGCACCAACAGCTAAAGCTTTACGAATAGTTGGTTCAGTAAATTTCTCACCAACAGTGATTACCGTAATTTTTTCAATTTTTCCACCAGATTTTTCTTTTAAATCCAAAGCACGTGTAAGTGCTAATTCATCCCAAGGGTTAATTACCCATTGAACACCAGTCATATCAACAGACGTTTTATCGCTATTGAGCTTGATTTTTGTGGTAGTGTCCGGAACATTACTTAAACAAACTAGTATTTTCATATTATTGATATTTTTATATGTTGCTTTTTAACTTTACAAAAACTTTAGCTTTTGGCTATTCGCTTTTAGCAAAAAAACGAAGGACTCACAGCCAATAGCAATTTTATCTCATTAAACTTCTTGATATAATAATTTTTTGTACTTCTGAAGTTCCTTCATAAATCTGAGTCAATTTTGCTTCACGCATTAAACGTTCTACGTGATACTCTTTAACATAACCATATCCGCCATGGATTTGAACAGCTTCGGTAGTTACTTCCATAGCAATATCAGCAGCATATAATTTAGCCTGTGCGCTGGCAGTTCCATAAGGTTGTCCTTGATCTTTTAACCAAGCTGCTTTTAGACATAGATTACGTGCATTTTCTACTTTAACAGCCATATCGGCTAATTTAAATGCTATTGCTTGATGATTAATAATTTCGGTGCCAAAAGCTTTACGTTCCTGAGCATATTTAACAGCTAATTCTAAAGCTCCTGATGCTATTCCCAAAGCTTGAGAAGCAATACCAATACGGCCACCCTCGAGAGTTTTCATAGCAAATTTAAAACCGAAACCATCTTCTCCGATACGATTTTCTTTAGGTACTTTTACATCTGTAAACATTACGGAATGTGTATCTGAGGAACGCATTCCCATTTTATTTTCGTGAGGTCCTACGGAAATTCCTTCGGCATGTCTATCAACAATAAATACATTAATACCACGATGTCCTTTTTCAGGATGAGTATGGGCAACTACCAAATAGGTTGAAGCTGTATTTCCGTTAGTAATCCAATTTTTAGTTCCATTAATAAGATAATAATCGCCTTTATCTTCAGCGGTAGTTCTTTGCTTAGTAGCATCGGATCCTGCTTCCGGTTCTGATAAAAGAAAAGCACCTATTTTCTCTCCACGTGCAAGGGGTTTTAAGTATTTTTCTCTTTGAGCATCAGTACCATATTTTTCCAGTCCGTAACAAACCAAAGAATTATTCACAGACATAATTACAGCTGCAGAAGAATCAATTTTTGAAATCTCTTCAACGGCTAAAACATAAGATACGGTGTCCATTCCTCCACCATCCCATTTTTCACTAACTAACATACCCATAAAACCTAGCTCCGCTAAATTCTTTACATGTTCGGTTGGATATATGGCTCCTTCGTCACGCTCTAAAACGTCTTTTATCAATTCACGCTGCGCGTAATCTCTAGCCGCTTGTTGAATCATTAATTGCTCTTCTGAAAATTGAAAGTTCATTGTATTTGATTTAAGTTTTCATCTGTTATCCCATTAGAAAAAAATAAATATCAAACAATTTTTCCTCCGGAAAATGCATTTTTATTTGAGGAGCTAAATTACAAAAAAATATTGTATGCATGCATACTATTTTTAATTTATGGAAAAATACATGTCATATCAGTAGACACAACAGTTACTCGAATAAATCTCTACATATAAATTACTTGTTTTTTTAATAGTTATAGACAATTTAATTATCAATTTAGTGTCTTAAATTATTATCACATTAATTTTCATCTTATCTTTGAGGAAAGCAAAATAAAATGAGTACATCGGCATATAATGCATTTTACAGCGCACAAAAACAATTCGATCAAGCAGCAAAAATTCTGGAATTAGACCAAGCCACTTGCGAATTGTTAAGAACTCCTATGCGTGAGTTTCATTTCAGTATTCCCATCCGTATGGATGATGGTAATATGAAAGTTTTTAAAGGATTTCGTGTGCAGCATAACGATGCACGAGGTCCTGCAAAAGGAGGTGTTAGATTTCATCCGCAAGAAACAATAGACTTAGTCAGGGCTCTATCTATGTGGGTGAGTTGGAAAACAGCGGTAGTTGATATTCCTCTGGGTGGAAGCAAAGGAGGTATTGTTTGCGATCCTCATAATCTTAGTCTTTTTGAACAGGAGCGCTTATGTCGCGGTTGGGTTCGTCAAATTATTAGAAATATTGGGCCTCAGTTAGATGTTCCTGCTCCGGATATTATGGCTACTCCTCAACATATGCTTTGGATGCTTGATGAATACGAAGTTTTAACAGGAACAAAAGCCCCGGGATTTATTACAGGAAAACCCATTAGTATGGGAGGAAGTTTAGGCAGAAAAGAAGCGACGGGATATGGCGTTATTATCACGCTTCGCGAAGCGTTAAAAGAATTAAATATGAATGCTTCCGAAACAACAGCCAGCATTCAGGGGTTTGGAAATGTAGGTCAACACGCTTTTGAACTATACACCCAAATTGGAGGAACAGTTTTAAGTGTTGCCAGCTGGTGTCATCAAAATCAATG contains these protein-coding regions:
- a CDS encoding magnesium transporter CorA family protein, translated to MIETVKLGTLRWNHINHPVEADFDYLQSKYHVHLLDIEDCKSKINQRPKVDSYDDYYFLILHFPIFDKLGKFLRTKEVKIFWWEEQIITIGSSNWIVGKMFQEAQDQENRGEKFEVGTTDALLYLIIEAVMKESYPVVRRIGDDVDRANRELFEKKAEKVIERISITRKNIIILNTIIKPQLRIFLKFEKGDIEGFAENMEDYWGNILDNYQKMWDMIEDYQELIEGLSRTFDSLMANRTNEVMRILTLISSIILPLTFITGIYGMNINLPMQHMGLAFSIIFGTMITIAIVMVLYFKKKRWM
- a CDS encoding electron transfer flavoprotein subunit beta/FixA family protein yields the protein MKILVCLSNVPDTTTKIKLNSDKTSVDMTGVQWVINPWDELALTRALDLKEKSGGKIEKITVITVGEKFTEPTIRKALAVGADDAVRIDMTPTDDYEVASNIAAYVKDNPYEIILSGIESSDYNGSAVGGMLAEFLKISSVSSVSFLDVEGEEPIMKREIPGGTETVKVPVPFVAIVQKGIALDPRIPAMRGIMMARKKPLTVVEPTGEAAKSNFSGFDMPKPKAKVKMIDAENAGELITLLHEEAKVI
- a CDS encoding sigma-70 family RNA polymerase sigma factor, coding for MVKENNALSIWVEDYTQSMYSWAFHKTSDEEAAKDLVQDTFLAAAEKIDSFKGDSSPKTWLFSILNYKIIDYYRGKVKKPQRIKDQSFEHFFTSDGEWRKNKQPTDWDDDSENLLDNESFQAVLKECLDALPEQWSTCIKLKYLSDKKGDEICQEIEISPTNYWQIIHRAKLQLRECVEDNWFKN
- a CDS encoding Glu/Leu/Phe/Val dehydrogenase, which codes for MSTSAYNAFYSAQKQFDQAAKILELDQATCELLRTPMREFHFSIPIRMDDGNMKVFKGFRVQHNDARGPAKGGVRFHPQETIDLVRALSMWVSWKTAVVDIPLGGSKGGIVCDPHNLSLFEQERLCRGWVRQIIRNIGPQLDVPAPDIMATPQHMLWMLDEYEVLTGTKAPGFITGKPISMGGSLGRKEATGYGVIITLREALKELNMNASETTASIQGFGNVGQHAFELYTQIGGTVLSVASWCHQNQCSYTFYKKDGIDYKELKSITDRFGGIDKEKALALNYKVLPGEDWIAQEVDIIIPAAIENQISIDNVERIHPKVKIIVEGANGPTTPEAADIIDAKGLFTIPDFLASSGGVSCSYFEQVQSNMNYYWTKDEVLSKLDAKMTSAYISVSNFALKYKVPMRQAAYLIAVDRVAQASKDRGWV
- a CDS encoding DsrE family protein yields the protein MTKIAIVILSDTETMESLGKLSNAFMLAQESIENGDDLKIIFEGAGARWIGALEEKDHKLHELYLSVKNNITGVCFYCAGVFGVKPKVLDANIPLISEYKEHPSLRQLFVDGYQVVTF
- a CDS encoding electron transfer flavoprotein subunit alpha/FixB family protein, yielding MSVIVYTENWDGKFKKSSYELVSYAHSMATELGVETVVVSIGEVADEELNTLANYGANKILSATNEKFAVLDNAAYASVIARAAKANGAKIVLFANNFTGKAVAPRVAVKLEAGLANSVTALPISFDPFVVKKNVFNGKAIGQQQINSDIKVISLAQNSFEIKEVGGAATIEAFDAGLDDEKFDTQLIEKNTVTGKIILTDAELVVSGGRGMKSGDNWGPLEELASVLGAGTACSRPVADEGWRPHAEHVGQTGKIIAPNLYIALGISGAIQHLAGVSSSKVIVAVNTDPEAPFFEAADYGILGDVKKVIPQLIEAAKAFKANS
- a CDS encoding acyl-CoA dehydrogenase family protein, with amino-acid sequence MNFQFSEEQLMIQQAARDYAQRELIKDVLERDEGAIYPTEHVKNLAELGFMGMLVSEKWDGGGMDTVSYVLAVEEISKIDSSAAVIMSVNNSLVCYGLEKYGTDAQREKYLKPLARGEKIGAFLLSEPEAGSDATKQRTTAEDKGDYYLINGTKNWITNGNTASTYLVVAHTHPEKGHRGINVFIVDRHAEGISVGPHENKMGMRSSDTHSVMFTDVKVPKENRIGEDGFGFKFAMKTLEGGRIGIASQALGIASGALELAVKYAQERKAFGTEIINHQAIAFKLADMAVKVENARNLCLKAAWLKDQGQPYGTASAQAKLYAADIAMEVTTEAVQIHGGYGYVKEYHVERLMREAKLTQIYEGTSEVQKIIISRSLMR